The Oreochromis niloticus isolate F11D_XX linkage group LG15, O_niloticus_UMD_NMBU, whole genome shotgun sequence genome includes a region encoding these proteins:
- the LOC112842445 gene encoding leukotriene B4 receptor 1-like yields MVTSNISSSPGDSPHPSLDSSGLVPAVVMSICFLLGFPGNIAVIIVKPNWENMSSLSQSLMLSLAVSDLLCLVTLPLWIYSFLYGWTFSLVGCKLITYFVYCSLYASLLTVTVLSVQRYLQVVHLQRSLNRVKARMLLVPLWLAAMILSTPALVFRQLSEDQRWTRCSNQYSTEGQRMAVVLTETLIEIVVGRFGVNSIHDTQHNVRLMCCVSVSSKSRA; encoded by the exons ATGGTTACTTCTAacatctcctcctctcctggGGATTCACCTCATCCATCCTTGGACTCCAGCGGTCTGGTTCCTGCAGTAGTGATGTCCATCTGCTTCCTGCTGGGATTCCCTGGAAATATCGCTGTCATCATTGTCAAGCCAAACTGGGAGAACATGTCCAGTCTGAGCCAGAGTTTGATGCTGAGTCTGGCTGTGTCAGACCTGCTCTGCTTGGTTACCCTTCCACTGTGGATTTACTCATTCCTCTATGGCTGGACCTTTAGTCTGGTGGGCTGCAAACTCATAACATACTTTGTGTATTGCAGTCTTTATGCCAGTCTGCTGACTGTGACTGTGCTGAGTGTCCAGCGATACCTTCAGGTCGTTCACCTGCAGAGGAGTTTAAATCGGGTAAAAGCAAGGATGCTGCTGGTTCCGCTCTGGCTGGCTGCAATGATCCTGTCCACTCCTGCTTTAGTCTTTCGACAGTTATCTGAAGATCAGCGATGGACAAGATGCAGTAATCAATACTCCACCGAGGGCCAGAGGATGGCTGTAGTGTTGACAGAGACTCTT ATCGAGATAGTagtcgggagatttggagtcaacagtaTCCATGACACACAACATAACGTTCGATTAATGTGTTGTGTCAGCgtcagctctaagagccgtgcttag
- the LOC109194782 gene encoding leukotriene B4 receptor 1-like: MVTSNISSSPGDSPHPSLDSSGLVPAVVMSICFLLGFPGNIAVIILKPNWENMSSLSQSLMLSLAVSDLLSLVTLPLWIYYFLYSWTFKLVGCKLITYFVYCSLYASLLTVTVLSVQRYLQVVHLQRSLNRVRARMLLVPLWLAAMILSTPALVFGQLSEDHQWTTCSNQYSYKGQRMAVVLTETLVGFVSLSVIVFSYINLYRKVNQAAFFNNPQTTRLITSITVTLVVLWMPYLVINLISVAAISLKKEDLLKFSHDIRDTVAATVFVNSALNPLLYAFTLRLSSLCHKTAQLFIQKFRISQTMSTAPTTEEATQ; this comes from the coding sequence ATGGTTACTTCTAacatctcctcctctcctggGGATTCACCTCATCCTTCCTTGGACTCCAGCGGTCTGGTTCCTGCAGTAGTGATGTCCATCTGCTTCCTGCTGGGATTTCCTGGAAACATCGCTGTCATCATTCTCAAACCAAACTGGGAGAACATGTCCAGTCTGAGCCAGAGTTTGATGCTGAGTCTGGCTGTGTCAGATCTGCTCTCCTTGGTTACCCTTCCACTGTGGATTTACTATTTCCTCTATAGCTGGACCTTTAAGCTGGTGGGCTGCAAACTCATAACATACTTTGTGTATTGCAGTCTTTATGCCAGTCTGCTGACTGTGACTGTGCTGAGTGTCCAGCGATACCTTCAGGTCGTTCACCTGCAGAGGAGTTTAAATCGGGTAAGAGCGAGGATGCTGCTGGTTCCGCTCTGGCTGGCTGCAATGATCCTGTCCACTCCTGCTTTAGTCTTTGGACAGTTATCTGAAGATCACCAATGGACAACATGCAGTAATCAATACTCCTACAAGGGCCAGAGGATGGCTGTGGTGTTGACAGAGACTCTTGTAGGATTTGTGTCGCtttctgtcattgttttttCATACATCAATCTGTACAGAAAAGTGAATCAGGCAGCCTTTTTCAACAATCCACAGACCACCAGACTAATTACCAGCATCACTGTGACCTTGGTTGTCCTGTGGATGCCATATCTTGTCATTAATCTAATTAGTGTGGCAGCGATTTCCCTAAAGAAagaagacctgctgaagtttTCTCATGACATTAGGGACACTGTTGCAGCAACAGTATTTGTAAACAGTGCCCTCAATCCACTTCTGTATGCCTTTACTTTACGTTTGTCCAGCCTGTGCCACAAAACTGCTCAACTTTTCATACAGAAATTCAGAATTTCCCAAACTATGTCCACAGCTCCCACTACAGAAGAAGCAACCCAATGA
- the LOC100707875 gene encoding leukotriene B4 receptor 1-like yields MAQLTNAVVNSNISSSPGYSPHFSWDYSGIAATVVMSICFLLGFPGNIAVIILKPNWENMSSLTQSLMLNLAVSGLLCMFTVPFWIYSLLSSWTLGLVGCKVITYFGYCSVYASLLTVTVMSVQRYFQVVYLQRNLNQVQAWKLLVPLWLVAMILSIPALVVRQLVEQSDWTYCKHQYCSVSQSMAVLLTEIVVGFVSVSLNVFSYIRLYREVSQAAFFNNPQTTRLITSIIVTFFVVWVPCLAINVLGVAAISLNNKDLLKFCEEAWGTVTALTFANGAVNPLLYAFTSNRLSTLCQQSAEHLMQKLRIPHNLSNLANIVSEVT; encoded by the coding sequence ATGGCACAGCTCACCAACGCTGTGGTTAATTCTAacatctcctcctctcctggATATTCACCCCATTTTTCATGGGACTACAGTGGTATAGCTGCTACAGTAGTGATGTCCATCTGCTTCCTGCTGGGATTCCCTGGAAACATCGCTGTCATCATTCTCAAGCCAAACTGGGAGAACATGTCCAGTCTGACCCAGAGTTTGATGCTGAACCTGGCTGTGTCAGGCCTACTTTGCATGTTTACCGTTCCATTTTGGATTTACTCTTTACTCAGCAGCTGGACCCTGGGCCTGGTGGGCTGCAAGGTCATAACATATTTTGGGTACTGCAGCGTTTATGCCAGCCTGCTGACTGTGACTGTGATGAGTGTCCAGCGTTACTTTCAGGTGGTATACCTGCAAAGGAATTTAAATCAGGTACAAGCATGGAAGCTGTTGGTTCCGCTCTGGCTGGTTGCAATGATCCTGTCCATTCCTGCTTTAGTGGTTCGACAGCTGGTAGAACAGTCGGACTGGACATATTGCAAACATCAATACTGTTCTGTGAGCCAGTCAATGGCCGTGTTGTTGACAGAGATAGTGGtgggttttgtttctgtttctctcaaTGTTTTTTCATACATCCGCCTCTACAGAGAGGTGAGTCAGGCAGCCTTTTTCAACAATCCACAGACCACCAGACTGATTACCAGCATCATTGTGACCTTTTTTGTCGTGTGGGTACCATGTCTTGCCATAAATGTCCTGGGTGTGGCAGCTATTTCCCTAAACAATAAGGACTTGCTGAAGTTTTGCGAAGAAGCATGGGGCACTGTTACAGCACTAACGTTTGCAAACGGTGCAGTGAATCCACTCCTGTATGCCTTTACTTCTAATCGTTTGTCCACTCTGTGCCAACAAAGTGCTGAACATTTAATGCAGAAGCTCAGAATTCCCCATAATCTGTCTAATTTAGCAAATATCGTTTCAGAAGTaacatga
- the LOC100708146 gene encoding C-C chemokine receptor type 8-like, translated as MAQLTTTVNTLNFSSTPGYSPKISWSAGVAPTVVMSICFLLGFPGNIAVIILKPDWETMSSLSQSLMLSLAVSDLLCMLTIPVWIYSFLNNWMISLVSCKLITYFVYCTIYGSLLTVTLLSVQRYLQVVHLQRSLNRVEARKLLVPLWLAAMILSTPELVVRKLVEQQHWTKCKNKHSSDGQRLAVVLTETLVVFLSLSVIMFTYIGLYRKVNRAAFFNNPQTTRLITRIIVTSVVLWMPYLSVNVLGVAAISLKNGGLLKFCEDSWSIVGALTFINSALNPLLYAFTSIRLTTLRQKLAEQLIQKFKNSQNLTLSTDISAEATSQC; from the coding sequence ATGGCACAACTCACCACCACGGTGAATACCCTTAACTTTTCCTCCACTCCTGGATATTCACCCAAAATCTCCTGGTCCGCTGGTGTGGCTCCTACGGTGGTGATGTCCATCTGCTTCCTGCTGGGATTCCCTGGAAACATTGCTGTCATCATTCTCAAGCCAGACTGGGAGACCATGTCCAGTCTGAGCCAGAGTTTGATGCTTAGTCTGGCTGTGTCAGACCTGCTCTGCATGCTTACCATTCCAGTGTGGATTTACTCTTTTCTCAATAACTGGATGATAAGTCTGGTGTCCTGCAAACTCATAACATACTTTGTGTATTGCACCATTTATGGCAGCCTGCTGACTGTGACTCTGCTGAGCGTCCAGCGTTACCTTCAGGTTGTTCACCTGCAGAGAAGTTTAAATCGGGTTGAAGCACGGAAGCTGCTGGTTCCACTCTGGCTGGCTGCAATGATCCTGTCCACTCCTGAGTTGGTAGTTCGAAAGCTGGTAGAACAACAACACTggacaaaatgcaaaaataaacactCTTCTGATGGCCAGAGGTTGGCTGTAGTGTTGACAGAGACTCTTGTAGTATTTCTTTCACTTTCTGTCATAATGTTTACATATATCGGTCTCTACAGAAAGGTGAATCGGGCAGCGTTTTTCAACAATCCACAGACCACCAGACTAATTACCAGGATCATTGTGACCTCTGTTGTCCTGTGGATGCCATATCTTTCTGTAAATGTGTTGGGTGTGGCAGCTATTTCCTTGAAAAACGGGGGACTGCTGAAGTTTTGTGAAGACAGCTGGAGCATTGTTGGAGCACTAACATTTATAAATAGTGCCCTGAATCCACTCCTGTACGCCTTTACTTCAATTCGTTTGACAACTCTGCGCCAAAAACTTGCTGAACAGTTAATACAGAAGTTCAAAAATTCCCAAAATCTGACTCTGTCAACAGATATCAGTGCGGAAGCAACATCTCAATGTTAA